TTCGATCATTGGAAATCAGTTTTCTGGAGAACTCCCATCCACTTTGTTCAGGTGCACACAGCTACAAGTTTTGTCGTTGTCGTTTAATAATTTCAGCGGAAGAGTACCCCCAGAGATATGGAATTTAACCATGCTTGTATTTCTAGACCTTAACAACAACAACTTTGAAGGTATATATAGTCTTGGTTGGTCGATTATATTTTCCATTACtgggttataaaaaaaaactcgatcTCTTATTTTAGAACGGTAAACGGTTTCCCATGCCAGGTGCTATCCCATCTGCTTTGTTCAACTGCAAACAGCTGCAATCTTTGTCATTATCCCACAACAATTTCACAGGAAGAGTACCCCAAGAAATTGGAAACTTAACCATGCTTGCTGAATTATATCTTGGCTTCAACAACTTTAAAGGTATGATGAGTACTTTAAAGGTATGGATGTCAACATTGATTCAGCTTTAATAAAGCCAAAGTAATGCTAAAGAGTTTGACCTTAAAAACttacaaaatatcatgttaAGTCAAAACCCAAATAATCCTAGAGTTTGATTAAAATAAGTTGTAGACATATTTGAAGTCCCTCATTCAAAATTGTTGGTTTAGTGGGAGTGAGTGGCAAAGTGAAGTTGCATGATTGAGGTCCTAAACAACCAACTGGCCACGTGATTCTTGGTCATAATTGTTTATTGTCAACTGTGTTTGTTAGCTCTATGAAGTCTTGGTTGTTTCTTTAGGAATGTGCAGAGTTTTACGATTTATATAAGcacaattttttgaataagattatatatgattttttattttgtgacaGGTGCATTACCAAGAGAAATTGGCAATCTACAAAATCTAGAAGTTTTCTATATCACAAACAGTAGTATTGCCGGCTCAATTCCATATGGGATCTTCAATATCTCAACAATACAATATATTGCAATGGAATTCAATAACCTTTCAGGCCATCTTCCACCCAATTTTGGCCTCTTTCTTCCAAATCTTCAGGAGATTTCTTTGGGAAACAATGAATTAACTGGAACAATTCCAAGTTCTATCTCTAATGCTTCACAGCTCACTCATCTAGACTTGTCTTCGAACTCATTTTCTGGTTTGATTCCTAAAACATTAGGGAATTTAAGGTTCCTTCAGCTTCTCCACCTAGGAATCAACAATATGACCTTAGAATCTCCGGATTTGTTCTCTTCTTTATCGAATTGCATATATCTCAGAGAGTtaaatttgttcaagaattcgCTCGATATCATCCTTCCCAATTCTGTTGGAAACCTCTCTCGCTCTTTGCAAAATCTTTATCTATCTAATTGCAGTATTAAAGGTGGAATTCCCATAGAAACTGGTAATTTAAGTAGCTTGTCAGTTTTAAGCCTTGCCTACAATAAACTGGAAGAACCTATTCCGAATACAGTAGGAAGATTACGCATGCTGCAAGGTCTGTACCTTGAAGGTAATAGACTGAAAGGCCCGATCCCATCTGATCTTTGTCACTTAACCAATTTGGCTGATATTGGTTTTGGCGGTAACGAGCTTTCTGGACACATTCCTGCATGCATAAATAATCTAACTTCATTGAGAAATCTCTATCTAGGCGCCAACCAACTAACTTCTACAATTCCTTTGAGCTTGTGGAGCCTTACTTATCTCTTGGAAGTCGACCTGCAATCAAATTCTCTTAGTGGTTCTCTTTCATTAGAGATTGAAAATATGAAGACCCTGAGATTATTGTATCTGTCAAGAAATCAATTATCCGGTTTTATCCCAGAAACCATTGGTGGGCTACAAGATCTTGCTAACCTATCCTTGGCAGCCAATCAACTAGAAGGCTCAATTCCAGAATCTTTTGGTAAAATGGTAAGCTTAGAGTTCTTAGATCTTTCTGGCAACAAGTTATCTGGAGAGATTCCCAAGTCCTTAGAAGCACTTCGTTATCTCAACTATCTAAATCTATCTTTCAATAAACTTCGAGGAGAAATTCCTAAAGGAGGATTGTTTGTAAACTTATCAGCTACGTCATTTATGTCAAATGATGCACTTTGTGGTGATACTCGGCTGCAAGTTCCACCATGCAAAAAAAAGGCCACAGGATCAGCACATATACTTAAATATGTACTACCAACAATTGGGTTAACGGTACTTATAGTGTTTCTTGCATTAATCTCAATGAGACATAGGAAGAGGAATGTCAGATCGTCAGGTGATCTAGAAATATCCCCATTAGCAACATTGAGAAGAATTTCGCATCAAGAAATTCTGCAAGCAACAGAAGGATTTAGTGTAACTAACTTACTTGGAGAAGGGAGCTTTGGATCTGTTTACAAAGGAACACTCTTAGATGGCACAAATGTTGCAATAAAAGTTCTAAAGTTGCAAGTAGAGGGGGCATTCAAAAGTTTTGACATAGAATGTGAGGTATTACGGAATATTCGTCACAgaaatctcatcaaaatcattaGTGCTTGTAGTAACATGGACTTCAAAGCCCTTGTAATGGAATACATGCCTAATGCGAACCTCGACGTATGGTTGTACCATGAGAGCCGCCATTTGAATATGTTACAACGGCTAAATATAATGATTGATGTGGCAATGGCACTAGAATACCTCCATTTGGGTTATTCAACACCTATTGTTCATTGTGACTTAAAGCCTAGCAATATCTTATTAGATGAAGATATGGTTGGACATGTTGCTGATTTTGGTATTGCCAAACTCTTAAGTGACGGGGTTTCTCTCACGCAAACCATGACTCTTGCTACTATTGGGTATATGGCACCAGGTGAGATTCACATTCTAGtcttacatatataaaaacttatcatattcttttgataaaatattgaccttttccttttgtttctttgtattcatttttttcattataatgtatatatgtacAGAGTACGGATCTGAAGGTATTGTTTCTACAAGAGGCGACGTTTATAGCTATGGTATCTTATTGATGGAAACTTTCACGAAAAAGAAGCCTACAGATGATATATTTACGGGTGAAGTGAGCTTGAAGCGTTTGGTAGAAGAATCGTTATTCCTTTCAATAATGGAAGTTGTTGATGTCGGTTTATTGGGAGACAACATTGATTATTCTGTTATGGAGAATTGCTTGTCCTCCATTATGGGATTGGCTTTGAACTGCTGTGCAGATTCACCTGAACAAAGGATCGATGTAAAAAGTGTTTCAGCTAAGCTGCAGAAGATCAAACAAAAGTTTCTACAGGATACTGCAGGAGGCTAACGTTAGAGTGTCTAGTTTGTTTATAACCATTACTTCGCCTTCCAAATAATGATTGCATGTAGTGACGAACGTTTGTAAATCAGTTTCAAAGCTATGATTAGGACTGATAAACCGGGTTTTCCatatattagaatatgattTAGAGTGATAGTGTTCTATTGTtaattgttgttgttggttttttttggtCTTAGTTTGTTTGTGTATTGTTTAGATTGATTTGAATAATGGTTTTAATACCTGGTTTGGGATTTTATGATTATTGTAACGCTTAGGTGTTtggttgtaaccacggtattcctctacTATAAGTGAtggctatcaataaaattggggtaccgtcctcttctgtaataaaaaaaaaaaaagagctacGAAGCCAAGCAAAATTATTGTGTACGTATACTAGTTTTGGTGTCTATAAAAGCTGTATCATTCTTTGAAGATTTCCTCCCAACATTGCATGATCAGGGAGGAAAGAGGTTCGAAGTCTGAAATCTTGACTTTTTCTCTAAACTCATTCTTGACAATTCCGCCCACCTCATTTGCACTTCATGACTATATAGGGTGCCTTGAGAGTTGAGAGCTGTGAAATTGCCCATTCTAGGACTCTGGTGCCTTGAGAGTTGAGGTTCCATCTGCAAACAAATCTGGTTGCAAAACTGATATGTAGATTAAGACAGACCACTTAAAGCATAATGTTGCTTTTATTTGAGTTCCTTTTGAAGTCCAACCTTCAATTCTACCTTTTCACTGTACTGTCATGCTCAACAAATCCCCTTCATGATATGAAGGGGCATCTTCAATTCCTTTTACTTTTACAAATATGATATGATGTAGAAGTTGGTGTTATGACATTCACGAATGAATTTTACCCTAATTTGCTTCTGCTGCTGCTCTGTTTCTAGTCTTCCCCTTCCTTTCTACTTAAAAATTCATAAGAACGATTTCGACAGTAAGCAGAGCGAAAGGTTGAGTTGTAGTCTGTAGTGACttcgtattttttattttacagatTTCCAATTATAAGTAATCCATAATCTTCAATGTTGTTTATCCTTCATTTTTGGGACAGACTTCGATGTTAACATGTTGTCAAGGAAAACAAAGAGGATAGAAGACTTCGATGTTAGAGTCCATTTGGAtacttaaaatatcttaaattgtttacgaatagtaataaaatagtttgagttaagatgttttattaagtcTTGAGAAATGAATGagaaaaaacttaataaaagtctaataaagttaaaaagtcatTTGAATATAACCTTTTAATGgtacttttgttttgaaatttgaaaagttgtattgttttttgtattttgtttaagagtttgaaaaaattataatgattagataatgattagatgaaaaagttgaagatttgaaattgaaaatgttGTTTTTAAGTGATGGttagaaatgaaatatctaagaatacttgaaaatatttgagaatacttGTATATCCAAACGGCCCTAGCTTAGcctaaaaaaacatttcttaaaaaaacaaGGATCTTACATCTTCATCTTAAAAGCAGATTTCCCCACCACTGTTTCGCATACCCAACCAAAATCCTTAAGAAGCATGGACTTAAAGTTACGGTTGTTTCTTAAACTCTAGGAAGTTAGGATTGGTGAAGCAAATATAGTATGATCTTATTATTAGAAGAAATATCTTGCATGGTGGggaaaaatattttgctaaCATTATCGACTAGAGATTGAATGGATAGAGGTCGTGGGCAAAAGTAGAAGAAGTTCCAGACCATGTGGGATCTGATGAATGAATAAGGGTCTCAACTTCACTTGAACTACTCCTTACTTGTTGGATCTGAACAATCTGGTCTCTTAAAGCTCTAAGCCTATATTCATTTCCATATATGCTTGGATC
This genomic interval from Juglans regia cultivar Chandler chromosome 3, Walnut 2.0, whole genome shotgun sequence contains the following:
- the LOC109013621 gene encoding probable LRR receptor-like serine/threonine-protein kinase At3g47570 encodes the protein MDTAYYFSVLHFVTLFVAQSYLPSLVDAATLRNITSDQHALLALKARVSQYDPHNVLTNNWSTSSTSVCNWVGVRCGSRHHRITALNLSYMALEGTIPPQMGNLSFLVRLNIRNNSFHSSIPKELAHLRRLKSLDFGFNDFSGEFPSWIGLLSKLKYLALHGNSFTGTIPPSLSNISSLQRLSCSINQLSGSIPSSIFNMSTLQEIYLGGNKLSGPMPSIFFDLPSLQIIDLAANDQLSGTLPMDMFDHLPNLNSFSIIGNQFSGELPSTLFRCTQLQVLSLSFNNFSGRVPPEIWNLTMLVFLDLNNNNFEGAIPSALFNCKQLQSLSLSHNNFTGRVPQEIGNLTMLAELYLGFNNFKGALPREIGNLQNLEVFYITNSSIAGSIPYGIFNISTIQYIAMEFNNLSGHLPPNFGLFLPNLQEISLGNNELTGTIPSSISNASQLTHLDLSSNSFSGLIPKTLGNLRFLQLLHLGINNMTLESPDLFSSLSNCIYLRELNLFKNSLDIILPNSVGNLSRSLQNLYLSNCSIKGGIPIETGNLSSLSVLSLAYNKLEEPIPNTVGRLRMLQGLYLEGNRLKGPIPSDLCHLTNLADIGFGGNELSGHIPACINNLTSLRNLYLGANQLTSTIPLSLWSLTYLLEVDLQSNSLSGSLSLEIENMKTLRLLYLSRNQLSGFIPETIGGLQDLANLSLAANQLEGSIPESFGKMVSLEFLDLSGNKLSGEIPKSLEALRYLNYLNLSFNKLRGEIPKGGLFVNLSATSFMSNDALCGDTRLQVPPCKKKATGSAHILKYVLPTIGLTVLIVFLALISMRHRKRNVRSSGDLEISPLATLRRISHQEILQATEGFSVTNLLGEGSFGSVYKGTLLDGTNVAIKVLKLQVEGAFKSFDIECEVLRNIRHRNLIKIISACSNMDFKALVMEYMPNANLDVWLYHESRHLNMLQRLNIMIDVAMALEYLHLGYSTPIVHCDLKPSNILLDEDMVGHVADFGIAKLLSDGVSLTQTMTLATIGYMAPEYGSEGIVSTRGDVYSYGILLMETFTKKKPTDDIFTGEVSLKRLVEESLFLSIMEVVDVGLLGDNIDYSVMENCLSSIMGLALNCCADSPEQRIDVKSVSAKLQKIKQKFLQDTAGG